Proteins from a genomic interval of Paenibacillus lentus:
- the speE gene encoding polyamine aminopropyltransferase, with translation MELWFTEKQTPVFGITAKIRETLVREQTDFQDLAIIDTEEFGRMLVLDDMVMTTVKDEFVYHEMVAHPALFTHPDPKHVLVVGGGDGGVIREIMKHPKVEKAVLVDIDGKVIEYSKKYLPEIASELDNPRVEVQVNDGYMHIIESKNKYDVIMVDSTEPVGPAAPLFERGFYQGIYEALKDDGIFVAQTDNPWFKADLIRNVNKDVKEIFPVVRVYTANIPTYPSGLWTFTMGSKIHDPLQVDETQIPEIDTKYYSPRLHKAAFVLPKFVEDLVK, from the coding sequence ATGGAATTGTGGTTTACGGAGAAACAAACGCCCGTCTTTGGCATTACGGCAAAAATTCGGGAAACATTGGTGAGAGAACAGACGGATTTTCAAGATTTGGCGATCATTGATACCGAAGAGTTTGGACGAATGCTCGTGCTTGACGATATGGTCATGACGACGGTAAAGGATGAATTCGTATACCACGAGATGGTGGCCCATCCGGCGTTGTTTACACACCCAGATCCGAAGCATGTGCTTGTTGTCGGTGGCGGTGATGGCGGCGTAATTCGGGAAATTATGAAGCATCCGAAGGTGGAGAAGGCTGTTCTTGTGGATATTGACGGAAAAGTGATTGAATACTCAAAAAAGTATTTGCCTGAAATCGCTAGTGAACTGGACAACCCGAGGGTTGAGGTTCAAGTGAATGATGGCTATATGCATATTATAGAAAGCAAGAATAAATATGATGTGATTATGGTCGACTCTACGGAGCCTGTAGGTCCAGCTGCTCCATTGTTTGAGCGCGGCTTCTATCAAGGGATTTATGAGGCGCTGAAGGATGACGGCATTTTTGTGGCGCAGACCGACAATCCTTGGTTCAAAGCGGATTTAATTCGAAATGTGAATAAAGACGTGAAGGAAATCTTCCCGGTGGTCCGTGTGTATACCGCTAATATTCCGACGTATCCGAGCGGCTTGTGGACCTTTACGATGGGAAGCAAGATCCATGACCCACTTCAAGTGGATGAGACGCAAATTCCGGAAATCGATACGAAGTATTACTCACCGCGTTTGCACAAAGCCGCATTCGTACTGCCTAAGTTCGTAGAAGATCTCGTGAAGTAA
- a CDS encoding transglycosylase domain-containing protein, which yields MHRLVRSNRQGSRRGKLLLLKLLLVCALIATVAFGAFLYYLHQSDLPLAYSDRNSQLLSREGEAIAVFSSTDRSRSKVTLDHISPYLIQATLAVEDRQFYDHFGFDFKGMARAILVNLREMNKVQGASTLSQQLARNLYLSHERTWSRKIKEAMYTAQLEMKLEKDQILQMYLNEIYYGHGAYGIEAAAQMYFGKTAEQLSLAESAMLAGVPKGPTYYSPFNQMKNAKDRQRLVLNAMVETGHITEQQAEQAYDEILHFKSQKLRTIGDKAPYFRDYVRNVVINELGFDEGLLEHGGLNIYTTLDMEAQEAAELAVTNELKESPELEAALISIDPRSGHIKALVGGVNYKRSQYNHVFATARQPGSTFKPIMYLSALSSRKMTSASKFTSQPTLFHYDNNRKTYSPKNFGDKYLGEIDMRQAIAASDNIYAVNTILTVGADQVIELGRRMGISSPMSAVPSLALGTSPVSPFEMATAFGVISNQGKQVKPIAVLKITDDEGRVLYEAPSSAPEQVVEPAAAYVLTHLLESVFEAGGTGNRVSADIKRPVAGKTGTTSTDAWMVGFTPELSTAVWVGYDKGKMLGTAESRKAAPIFAKYTEKALEKVPPKIFPIPDGVVSVYLDPATGKLATEDCPDKKLEVFIEGTEPTEACDEHGHQEPEPVPVENKPETRSWWSDLKRWWMD from the coding sequence ATGCATAGACTTGTTCGCAGCAACAGACAGGGCTCCCGGCGCGGTAAATTATTATTGCTGAAATTGCTGCTGGTCTGCGCTCTCATCGCGACTGTCGCCTTCGGGGCATTTTTATACTATTTACACCAATCCGACCTGCCCCTTGCTTACTCTGACCGGAACTCCCAGCTTCTCAGTCGCGAAGGGGAAGCGATCGCTGTCTTTTCCAGCACGGATCGAAGCCGCTCAAAAGTAACACTGGATCATATTTCGCCATATCTGATTCAGGCGACGCTAGCTGTGGAGGATCGGCAATTTTACGATCATTTCGGCTTTGATTTCAAAGGCATGGCCCGGGCCATCCTCGTCAATTTGCGGGAAATGAATAAAGTACAGGGAGCCAGCACATTGTCGCAGCAGCTCGCGCGTAATCTGTATTTATCCCATGAACGTACATGGTCACGAAAGATCAAGGAAGCGATGTACACAGCTCAGTTAGAAATGAAGCTGGAAAAGGATCAAATTCTGCAAATGTATCTCAACGAAATTTACTACGGACATGGTGCTTACGGCATCGAGGCAGCAGCCCAGATGTATTTCGGCAAAACTGCAGAGCAGCTTAGCCTGGCTGAAAGTGCCATGCTGGCAGGCGTGCCGAAGGGACCTACTTATTATTCTCCCTTTAATCAAATGAAGAATGCAAAGGATCGCCAGCGCCTTGTCCTCAACGCCATGGTGGAGACGGGACATATCACGGAACAGCAGGCGGAGCAGGCTTACGATGAAATCCTTCATTTCAAATCCCAAAAACTGCGGACGATCGGGGATAAAGCCCCTTATTTTCGCGACTACGTACGAAATGTCGTTATCAACGAGCTTGGTTTTGATGAAGGACTGCTTGAGCATGGCGGGCTTAACATATATACGACTCTGGATATGGAAGCTCAGGAGGCAGCCGAGCTTGCCGTTACTAACGAGCTCAAAGAATCCCCTGAGCTGGAGGCTGCCCTGATCTCCATCGATCCGCGCAGCGGCCATATCAAAGCCCTAGTCGGCGGAGTTAATTACAAACGAAGCCAGTATAATCATGTCTTTGCGACTGCCCGTCAGCCTGGCTCTACATTTAAACCGATCATGTACTTGTCCGCTCTGTCCTCCCGCAAGATGACGAGCGCCAGTAAGTTCACTAGCCAGCCGACTTTGTTCCATTATGATAATAATAGGAAAACTTACAGCCCCAAAAATTTCGGCGATAAATATTTGGGCGAGATCGATATGCGGCAGGCCATTGCCGCCTCGGATAATATCTATGCCGTCAATACGATACTGACGGTCGGGGCCGATCAGGTGATTGAACTCGGACGGCGGATGGGGATTTCGAGCCCAATGAGCGCGGTGCCTTCGCTCGCACTGGGCACATCACCCGTCAGCCCCTTTGAGATGGCGACAGCTTTCGGGGTAATCAGTAACCAAGGGAAACAGGTTAAACCCATTGCCGTCTTGAAAATTACAGATGACGAGGGACGCGTATTATATGAAGCTCCTTCATCCGCACCTGAGCAAGTCGTCGAGCCCGCCGCCGCTTATGTATTGACCCACTTGCTGGAGAGTGTATTCGAAGCCGGGGGAACCGGAAACCGGGTATCAGCGGATATTAAACGCCCAGTTGCCGGCAAAACGGGTACTACAAGTACCGATGCCTGGATGGTGGGATTCACTCCAGAGCTCTCCACGGCCGTCTGGGTCGGCTACGATAAGGGAAAAATGCTGGGTACGGCTGAATCACGGAAAGCGGCACCGATATTCGCCAAATACACTGAGAAAGCATTAGAGAAAGTGCCGCCGAAGATTTTCCCTATTCCTGACGGAGTCGTAAGTGTATATCTCGATCCCGCCACAGGGAAGCTTGCAACGGAAGATTGTCCGGATAAAAAACTGGAGGTATTCATCGAGGGAACCGAGCCGACGGAGGCCTGCGATGAGCATGGACACCAAGAGCCCGAGCCGGTTCCTGTTGAAAATAAACCCGAGACCCGTTCATGGTGGAGTGATCTGAAGCGCTGGTGGATGGACTAG
- a CDS encoding ArsR/SmtB family transcription factor: MTNSIPLAQTEVCEQAHVHKDITSELRESLNEELIVGMAQMFKALSDPNRMKIAYLLQQKEELCVCDVASILNSSVATASHHLRLLKQMNITKSRKEGKNVFYSLKDHHIQMLITMTLEHQKEKNCHE; this comes from the coding sequence ATGACAAATTCCATTCCACTAGCTCAAACCGAAGTATGCGAGCAAGCTCACGTACACAAGGACATTACATCGGAGTTGCGTGAAAGCCTCAATGAGGAACTGATCGTTGGCATGGCGCAAATGTTCAAAGCGCTGTCCGATCCTAATCGGATGAAAATTGCCTACTTATTGCAGCAAAAGGAGGAGTTATGTGTATGTGATGTGGCCTCTATCCTCAACAGCTCGGTCGCTACAGCATCTCATCATTTACGTTTGCTAAAGCAAATGAACATTACCAAATCGCGCAAAGAAGGCAAGAACGTATTTTACTCCTTAAAGGACCATCACATCCAAATGCTAATTACAATGACGCTGGAGCACCAAAAGGAGAAGAATTGCCATGAATAA
- the speB gene encoding agmatinase, whose amino-acid sequence MKLDQAYSGNVFICSSDSYEDAKAVIYGMPMDYTVSYRPGSRFGPARIRQASVGLEEYSPYLDKNILDAVYFDAGDLLLPFGNAARSLDVIGDYVRGLLADDKFPIGLGGEHLVSWPVIQAMYEKYPDLAVIHIDAHADLRDQYEGEPLSHSTPIRKAAELMGGKNIYQFGIRSGSKEEFLYGRQNINFHPFEVAAPLKMELPKMGSRPVYVTIDIDVLDPSCAPGTGTAEAGGITSKELLEAIHLIARSDVNVVGCDLVEVAPIYDPTEQTQIVAAKLIREMLLGFVK is encoded by the coding sequence ATGAAACTGGATCAGGCATATTCGGGAAACGTCTTTATTTGCAGTTCGGATTCGTATGAAGACGCCAAAGCGGTTATTTATGGGATGCCGATGGATTACACCGTCAGCTATCGTCCGGGCTCGCGGTTTGGCCCCGCGCGCATTCGCCAAGCTTCTGTCGGCCTTGAGGAATATAGTCCTTATTTAGATAAAAACATCTTGGATGCTGTTTATTTTGACGCGGGTGATTTGTTGCTGCCTTTCGGTAACGCAGCTCGCAGTCTCGATGTCATTGGCGACTATGTTCGCGGCCTGCTGGCAGATGATAAATTCCCCATCGGTTTGGGTGGAGAGCATCTGGTCAGTTGGCCAGTGATCCAAGCCATGTACGAGAAGTATCCAGATTTGGCCGTGATTCATATTGATGCGCATGCTGATCTTCGCGATCAATATGAAGGCGAACCGCTGTCCCATTCTACGCCGATTCGCAAAGCGGCTGAATTGATGGGCGGCAAGAACATCTACCAATTCGGAATCCGTTCCGGTTCGAAGGAAGAATTCCTTTACGGCCGCCAGAATATCAATTTCCACCCGTTCGAGGTGGCGGCGCCGCTGAAGATGGAGCTGCCGAAGATGGGCTCGCGTCCGGTGTACGTTACGATTGATATCGATGTACTCGATCCGTCCTGTGCCCCGGGCACAGGAACTGCCGAGGCAGGCGGAATCACATCGAAAGAGCTGCTTGAAGCGATTCATTTGATCGCCAGATCTGACGTGAATGTTGTGGGCTGCGACCTTGTTGAGGTAGCTCCGATTTACGACCCGACTGAGCAGACTCAAATCGTGGCTGCCAAGCTGATTCGCGAGATGCTTCTTGGCTTCGTAAAGTAG
- a CDS encoding YwhD family protein: MDNKDTSKKTGKKIFALNIISNDDKSKHKGFGAGSIDLNSMSPVIIDGDEAYIDIGAMHAKSKVEKGIKFSANREDVPNGRQVWIVWVAVDRTSEAGQFYGGMTACEMWIDTEARRGWKILADHVNKMDYALKRRVILDGLGAQEKAALKKLLIETNEEWWEKSSPELKAALES; the protein is encoded by the coding sequence ATGGATAATAAAGATACTTCGAAGAAGACGGGTAAGAAGATATTTGCCTTGAATATTATTAGCAATGACGATAAGAGCAAGCATAAAGGGTTCGGAGCGGGCTCCATTGACTTAAACAGTATGTCGCCTGTAATTATTGATGGAGATGAAGCATACATCGATATCGGTGCCATGCATGCTAAGAGCAAGGTGGAGAAAGGGATCAAATTTTCGGCGAATCGGGAGGATGTTCCGAATGGTCGCCAGGTATGGATCGTCTGGGTAGCTGTAGACCGCACGTCAGAAGCAGGACAGTTCTACGGCGGAATGACCGCATGCGAAATGTGGATCGATACAGAGGCACGCCGCGGGTGGAAGATACTAGCCGATCACGTTAACAAGATGGATTATGCCCTTAAGCGCAGAGTAATTCTCGATGGGCTAGGAGCACAAGAGAAGGCTGCCCTTAAAAAGCTGCTCATCGAAACGAATGAAGAATGGTGGGAGAAATCCTCGCCAGAGCTAAAGGCGGCTTTGGAGTCCTAA
- a CDS encoding DNA-3-methyladenine glycosylase gives MSLTLSQYHEGSPLPPAFYEMTALEAAPLLLGHTLVRRTEEGDIRCRIVETESYGGVEDKGCHAYGGRRTARTEVMFGRGGIAYIYLIYGMYHCLNVVTGAINDPQAVLIRAVAPLTPEDETLMRKYRNTAVKKPVDLSGGPGKLCRGLRIDKSLNGQSLLERGGPLWIEAGRPLTNDVIMQSPRINIAYAEEYAAKPWRFFLRDNPYVPLLDKNVTAFK, from the coding sequence ATGAGCCTAACACTGTCTCAATATCATGAAGGATCGCCGCTTCCCCCTGCATTCTATGAAATGACGGCTTTGGAAGCGGCTCCCCTGCTACTCGGGCATACGCTTGTACGTCGTACCGAGGAAGGGGATATTCGCTGCCGCATTGTAGAAACCGAGAGCTACGGAGGTGTTGAGGATAAAGGATGCCACGCCTATGGCGGGCGAAGAACAGCAAGAACTGAAGTGATGTTCGGTCGAGGCGGCATAGCCTACATTTACCTCATCTATGGCATGTACCATTGTCTGAATGTCGTTACTGGAGCAATCAATGATCCGCAAGCCGTATTGATTCGGGCCGTCGCGCCTCTGACCCCGGAAGATGAAACATTGATGCGCAAATATCGAAATACAGCGGTAAAAAAGCCGGTGGATTTATCCGGCGGCCCCGGCAAGCTATGTCGCGGACTACGTATCGATAAATCGCTGAACGGCCAATCCCTCCTAGAGCGGGGAGGCCCGTTATGGATTGAAGCCGGGCGACCGCTTACAAACGATGTTATCATGCAGTCGCCACGGATCAATATTGCCTATGCCGAGGAGTATGCTGCTAAGCCTTGGCGTTTCTTTTTACGAGATAATCCGTACGTTCCGCTTCTTGATAAAAATGTGACAGCATTTAAATAG
- a CDS encoding heavy metal translocating P-type ATPase, with translation MNKSQPQATSDKSQPDSQIEYRIQGLSCANCAREMQEEIQKLEHGKNASILYNSGRLLVSPKVDLARVKKILKRDGATLVSPLEQGSTLAAGGAPRGNRRSEHSHAHGHGHNNLHGHVAHRTSDGHSHDDAHHHGHSHEHAGSRLGKWLLGIAAALYLATFVLDSFMPDSVLILMYLSSIAISGYSTFIRGLRNLTRLKFNMDTLMTVAMVGAVLIGEWKEATLVAILFGLNELLEGYGMSRARKSMEALLSAAPKQAVLITSDGELTVPITSLEAGDRVLVRAGEKIPSDGTIMEGHSAVNEAAITGESIPVPKEPGHHVFGGSVNTDGLLRIRIDKAYEESSLARIMHLVQEAQDTKTPTELFIDKFAKYYTPAIMIIAALVVLVPPLLFGQSWMKWIYEGLAILIVGCPCALVLSSPIALVSGMTRCARNGVLVKGGVHLEQLGKINAVAFDKTGTLTIGLPSVRKEIVYDTDHFHLISAAMEAGSLHPLAEAIVRQAESQGIPVASLPQPTELVTLPGVGLSAEIEGVRYWAGSEELLEKITLEEHARQQVLYDLNQLKTAGLTVVLIADHHHVLGLYGLADELRPESPNVIADLHRNGIVHTVMLTGDHAESATTIAAQAGVSDWAASLLPEQKVERVRKLSESWNVAMVGDGINDAPALAASNLGIAMGKGTDTAVETADIVLMQDHLGKLPGAIKVARQVNRVIVWNIGISLTLKLIALLLTIPGWLTLWIAVMSDMGATIVVTLLGLTVLLGRDAPAHRSASSS, from the coding sequence ATGAATAAATCCCAACCTCAAGCTACTTCAGACAAAAGTCAGCCTGACTCCCAAATTGAATATCGTATTCAAGGTCTCTCCTGTGCGAATTGCGCCCGGGAAATGCAGGAGGAAATCCAGAAGCTCGAGCATGGGAAAAACGCCTCTATCCTTTACAACAGCGGCCGACTTCTCGTCTCCCCTAAAGTGGATCTTGCCCGTGTCAAAAAAATTCTCAAACGTGATGGGGCTACGCTAGTATCCCCGCTGGAACAGGGCAGTACCCTTGCTGCGGGGGGAGCCCCCCGCGGTAACCGACGTAGTGAACACAGTCACGCACATGGACATGGACATAACAACCTGCATGGACACGTGGCTCACAGGACCAGCGACGGGCACAGTCACGATGATGCACATCATCACGGCCATAGCCATGAACATGCCGGTAGCCGCTTAGGAAAATGGCTGCTTGGCATTGCTGCCGCTCTCTATTTAGCCACTTTCGTCCTGGATTCATTTATGCCGGATAGCGTCCTTATCCTCATGTATCTGTCATCGATTGCTATCAGTGGATATTCGACCTTTATTCGGGGTCTGCGCAACCTAACCCGTTTGAAATTCAATATGGATACGCTGATGACAGTAGCCATGGTTGGCGCTGTATTAATCGGGGAATGGAAGGAAGCTACGCTGGTTGCCATTTTATTCGGTCTGAATGAGCTTCTGGAAGGCTACGGAATGAGCCGAGCCCGCAAATCGATGGAGGCGCTGTTAAGCGCCGCTCCGAAGCAAGCCGTACTCATTACCAGCGATGGAGAATTAACGGTGCCCATTACCAGCCTGGAGGCCGGCGATAGAGTTCTCGTACGTGCAGGCGAGAAAATACCATCCGACGGAACGATTATGGAAGGACACAGTGCTGTAAATGAAGCGGCGATCACCGGCGAATCCATTCCCGTACCCAAAGAGCCGGGACATCACGTATTTGGCGGCAGTGTTAATACGGACGGTCTATTAAGAATACGGATCGATAAGGCCTACGAAGAGTCTTCCCTTGCGCGAATCATGCATCTGGTGCAGGAGGCGCAGGATACGAAGACACCGACAGAACTATTCATTGATAAATTCGCGAAATATTATACGCCTGCCATTATGATCATTGCCGCCCTAGTTGTGCTCGTTCCCCCTTTACTATTCGGACAATCGTGGATGAAATGGATCTACGAGGGACTGGCCATTCTCATTGTCGGGTGCCCGTGCGCTCTTGTGCTCTCTTCGCCCATCGCACTGGTCAGCGGTATGACAAGATGCGCGAGAAACGGAGTGCTTGTCAAAGGTGGCGTGCATTTAGAACAGCTCGGCAAAATCAACGCCGTTGCCTTCGATAAAACAGGCACCTTAACGATAGGTCTCCCTTCTGTCAGAAAGGAAATCGTGTACGATACAGATCACTTCCATCTCATCTCGGCAGCTATGGAGGCGGGCTCATTGCATCCGCTGGCTGAAGCCATCGTTCGTCAAGCCGAGTCACAGGGAATTCCAGTCGCATCTCTGCCTCAGCCTACCGAGCTCGTAACCCTTCCGGGTGTCGGCTTGTCTGCGGAAATCGAGGGCGTTCGTTATTGGGCCGGCAGTGAGGAATTATTAGAAAAAATAACACTTGAGGAGCACGCACGACAACAAGTCCTGTATGACCTCAATCAGCTCAAAACAGCAGGGCTCACTGTCGTTCTGATCGCAGATCACCACCATGTGCTTGGCTTATACGGACTAGCCGATGAGCTCAGACCAGAAAGCCCGAACGTCATTGCCGATTTGCATCGAAATGGCATCGTCCACACTGTCATGCTGACAGGCGATCACGCCGAATCTGCCACAACGATAGCAGCCCAAGCAGGCGTATCCGATTGGGCTGCCAGCCTGCTTCCTGAACAGAAGGTAGAACGGGTGCGCAAGCTGTCCGAGAGCTGGAATGTTGCCATGGTTGGAGACGGCATCAATGACGCCCCCGCGCTTGCAGCCTCGAATTTGGGGATCGCCATGGGGAAAGGCACCGATACCGCAGTAGAAACCGCCGATATTGTGCTCATGCAAGATCATCTCGGTAAGCTGCCCGGTGCCATAAAAGTGGCAAGGCAGGTAAATCGTGTTATTGTCTGGAATATCGGGATTTCGCTCACCCTGAAGCTGATTGCCTTGCTATTGACGATTCCAGGCTGGCTCACCCTCTGGATCGCCGTCATGTCCGATATGGGAGCTACCATCGTCGTAACGCTGCTCGGACTGACCGTCCTGCTAGGTAGAGACGCTCCAGCCCATCGCTCAGCAAGCTCCTCGTGA
- a CDS encoding M1 family metallopeptidase, with product MTRRIFIISISIFTVCLLGGSIMYMLLKDHQIAPSFAPQPQGNTAATKVPAPQPAESIQQPTAEILSNRVTEYHIDVKLNEQEGTLTGNQTLTWTHPGKKTLNELYFHLYPNAFASPETTFMKESGGRLRGDVMPKDGWGSIELTDIRTMDGISLLHRVQYVQPDDGNVNDRTLAKVRLPMSVQGGETITLKMDFTVKLPKIFARMGTAGDFVMAGQWFPKLSVYEPAFRRGRSAEGWNLHQYHGNSEFYSDFGIYSVNIDVPSKYTVAATGFPTKQAVQRGDRKIVQYYADDVHDFAWAASPNFVYAEEPFSTTEVPGVRIKLYLDPAHEDLKDRYFYAAKVALSNFSKWYGKYPYSTLSIVVPPAEGNGAGGMEYPTLITAFGATGDSPGYDELERTVIHEIGHQFFYGMVANNEFEEAWLDEAFTSYAEDRLMDQEFGITTRLPIQSAFIHNPKPLTQPSWEFGTADNYAKNVYHRGKLVLLDIERRIGSKTMNRTLSLYARKYRFKHPTTADFQQVLEQTTGRSWKKYFNQYVYGGEMADYAIENITTLEVQQNNELLYESIVDIKRKGGTHPKVPLLFTFQDGHTIRKVWNGEEEQAQLKLRYKAPLAWAMIDPNYTIVLENKHINNYFKASIDEKISTRSNVTVTRLFEMLISSFLW from the coding sequence ATGACCCGTCGAATTTTTATCATTAGTATTTCTATTTTTACTGTGTGTCTTCTAGGCGGTTCCATCATGTACATGCTTCTTAAAGACCACCAAATCGCTCCCTCATTCGCTCCCCAACCACAGGGCAATACCGCCGCAACAAAGGTCCCTGCTCCTCAGCCTGCAGAAAGCATCCAGCAGCCGACGGCAGAAATACTTAGTAATCGGGTTACAGAATACCATATTGACGTCAAGCTGAATGAACAAGAAGGGACGCTGACCGGCAACCAAACGCTAACCTGGACCCATCCCGGCAAAAAGACGCTGAATGAGCTGTATTTTCACCTATATCCTAACGCCTTCGCTTCTCCAGAAACCACCTTTATGAAGGAATCGGGCGGCCGCCTACGGGGTGACGTCATGCCCAAAGATGGCTGGGGCTCCATAGAGTTAACCGATATCCGCACGATGGATGGAATTTCCCTCCTGCACCGTGTTCAATATGTCCAGCCTGATGATGGCAATGTCAATGATAGAACACTAGCTAAAGTACGGCTGCCAATGTCGGTGCAAGGCGGCGAGACAATCACGCTCAAAATGGATTTCACCGTAAAGCTGCCCAAAATATTCGCACGGATGGGTACTGCCGGCGATTTTGTGATGGCTGGCCAATGGTTCCCGAAACTATCCGTATATGAACCTGCCTTCCGAAGGGGACGAAGCGCGGAGGGATGGAATTTGCACCAGTATCATGGAAACTCGGAGTTCTATTCAGACTTCGGCATATACAGCGTAAATATTGACGTGCCGAGCAAATACACGGTAGCGGCGACAGGGTTCCCTACCAAGCAAGCGGTACAGCGGGGCGATCGAAAAATCGTTCAATACTATGCCGATGATGTACATGATTTCGCCTGGGCAGCTTCACCCAACTTTGTATATGCAGAGGAACCCTTTTCAACGACGGAGGTTCCTGGGGTGCGCATTAAGTTGTATTTAGATCCAGCCCATGAAGATTTAAAGGATCGCTATTTTTATGCCGCCAAGGTTGCTTTGTCCAATTTCAGCAAATGGTATGGCAAGTACCCCTACTCCACTTTATCCATCGTGGTTCCTCCGGCTGAGGGAAATGGTGCAGGGGGAATGGAATATCCGACACTAATTACAGCATTTGGCGCGACCGGTGACTCCCCAGGCTATGACGAGCTGGAACGAACGGTAATTCATGAAATCGGGCATCAGTTTTTCTATGGGATGGTGGCCAATAATGAGTTTGAAGAAGCTTGGCTGGACGAAGCCTTTACCTCCTATGCCGAAGATCGTTTAATGGATCAAGAGTTTGGAATCACTACCAGGCTGCCCATCCAATCCGCATTCATTCATAATCCTAAGCCATTGACACAACCCTCTTGGGAATTTGGGACGGCGGACAATTATGCCAAAAATGTCTATCATCGCGGCAAGCTCGTTCTGCTGGATATTGAACGGAGAATCGGCAGCAAAACCATGAACCGCACTCTGTCCCTCTATGCTCGTAAATATCGCTTCAAACATCCTACCACAGCAGACTTCCAGCAGGTACTGGAGCAAACGACGGGGCGCTCCTGGAAAAAGTACTTTAACCAATATGTATACGGCGGAGAAATGGCGGACTATGCCATAGAGAACATCACTACCCTGGAAGTCCAACAAAACAATGAATTGTTGTACGAATCGATTGTAGATATCAAGCGAAAAGGCGGAACCCATCCGAAGGTTCCTCTTCTCTTCACCTTCCAAGACGGCCACACGATTCGAAAGGTATGGAACGGAGAGGAGGAGCAGGCACAATTAAAATTGCGCTATAAAGCCCCTCTCGCTTGGGCCATGATCGATCCGAACTATACGATAGTGCTGGAAAACAAGCACATTAACAATTACTTTAAAGCCAGCATTGATGAGAAGATCAGCACGCGCTCCAACGTCACAGTAACCAGGCTATTTGAAATGCTGATCAGCTCATTCCTGTGGTAG